Proteins found in one Paenibacillus borealis genomic segment:
- a CDS encoding alpha-mannosidase gives MNNIVHVISHTHWDREWYMPFEKHHVRLVTLMDELLDVLERDAEFRSFHLDGQTIILDDYLQVRPDRREELEQRIREGRILIGPWYILQDEFLTSPEANVRNLLAGWQAAKPYGRWTRVGYFPDSFGNIGQAPQLIAQAGMTAAVFGRGVKPTGFNNYVRQSDSYESPYSEMYWESPDGTKVLGILFANWYNNGMEIPVRDEEATAYWDERIAAAGQFASTPHLLLMNGCDHQPVQADLSAALAAARRLYPDARFVHSNFETYIEQVRAAAPEKLNVIHGELRSLRSDGWYTLVNTASSRINLKRQNALGQLELERVAEPLAAFAFLQEVAYPHHLLAYAWKTLMQNHPHDSICGCSIDEVHREMVTRFDKSFQVAESIALDSAEALAGKVDTSCFAAYGNALPFIVFNTTGWPKHGVVTVELETQRLYLAEGKPAELKQRLSSLPFRPGYVITDSGGSLEAQVEDLGVRFGYKLPEDRFREPYYARIIRLTFFAGQIPALGYRTFAWATGTPPAASFTPSPLVTGPRSMENEWIRVDIADNGTFTMLDKASQTNYSGLGYFEDTGDIGNEYVYAAPQGHSALTTEDSPMSSCELVENWAGAATFEIVHRWAIPAEADSMLQEETDAMVPFMERQAQRGKREVPLILRMKVTLERGARSLKLSVHYDNQAKDHRLRICFPAGIQEDSHYAESVFEIAERSNAPYSEWVNPSYCHHQQSFCGMDSGEAGLMAAGLGLHEYEVLQDGRNTLAVTLLRAVGELGDWGVFRTPEAQCLGEHTAQLSLIPYSGKPFRTEAAVEAYRRSVPFTVSPTGLKSGELPPTHSWLQWEGDGLLLTSVKVSEETGDLVVRWFNATKQPAFLTLDAPSGAGGVWNKSNIMEERLHRLTPGQDGRVQLPVRSAEIVTVVYVRTGQGELPLE, from the coding sequence ATGAATAACATTGTACATGTCATATCCCATACCCATTGGGACCGGGAATGGTATATGCCGTTTGAGAAGCATCACGTGAGACTGGTCACTTTGATGGATGAATTGCTGGACGTGCTGGAACGGGACGCGGAATTCCGCAGCTTCCATCTCGACGGCCAGACGATCATCCTGGACGATTATTTACAAGTGCGTCCTGACCGCAGGGAAGAGCTTGAGCAGCGTATAAGAGAGGGCCGCATCCTGATCGGCCCCTGGTATATCCTGCAGGATGAGTTCCTGACCAGTCCGGAAGCCAACGTGCGGAACCTGCTGGCCGGCTGGCAGGCCGCGAAGCCCTATGGCCGCTGGACACGGGTTGGTTATTTCCCGGACTCCTTCGGGAATATCGGACAGGCGCCGCAGCTGATCGCGCAAGCGGGCATGACAGCGGCGGTATTCGGTAGAGGGGTGAAGCCGACAGGCTTCAATAATTACGTCCGGCAATCGGACAGCTACGAATCGCCTTATTCCGAGATGTACTGGGAGTCACCTGACGGCACGAAAGTCCTGGGCATCTTATTTGCAAATTGGTACAACAACGGGATGGAGATACCGGTACGGGACGAAGAGGCGACGGCCTATTGGGACGAACGTATAGCAGCGGCCGGGCAGTTTGCCTCGACACCTCACCTGCTGCTAATGAACGGCTGTGACCATCAGCCGGTCCAGGCCGATTTGTCCGCAGCGCTTGCGGCCGCACGTCGGCTATATCCGGATGCCAGGTTTGTACACTCCAACTTCGAGACCTATATCGAACAAGTCCGGGCTGCCGCACCGGAGAAGCTTAACGTCATCCATGGAGAACTGCGCAGCTTGCGCAGTGACGGCTGGTATACACTCGTCAATACGGCTTCAAGCCGGATTAATCTGAAGCGGCAGAACGCCCTGGGCCAATTAGAGCTGGAGCGGGTCGCAGAGCCGCTCGCAGCCTTCGCTTTCCTGCAGGAGGTTGCATATCCGCACCACTTGCTTGCTTATGCCTGGAAGACGCTGATGCAGAATCATCCTCACGATAGCATCTGCGGCTGCAGCATTGATGAGGTTCACCGGGAGATGGTAACACGGTTCGACAAAAGCTTCCAGGTGGCCGAATCGATCGCCCTGGACAGCGCGGAGGCGCTGGCGGGCAAGGTGGATACCTCTTGCTTCGCTGCCTACGGTAACGCCTTGCCGTTCATCGTATTCAACACGACCGGCTGGCCCAAGCACGGTGTCGTCACGGTTGAACTGGAGACCCAGCGGTTGTATCTGGCTGAAGGCAAGCCGGCTGAGCTGAAGCAAAGACTCAGCAGCCTGCCCTTCCGGCCGGGATACGTCATTACGGATTCGGGCGGGAGCCTTGAAGCGCAGGTGGAGGACCTCGGCGTCCGCTTCGGCTACAAGCTGCCGGAGGACCGGTTCCGCGAGCCTTATTACGCCCGTATCATCCGCTTGACCTTCTTCGCCGGTCAAATTCCGGCTCTCGGATACCGGACATTCGCCTGGGCAACGGGTACGCCTCCTGCTGCATCTTTCACCCCGTCTCCGCTTGTTACAGGTCCGCGATCAATGGAGAATGAATGGATTCGTGTGGATATTGCAGATAACGGAACGTTCACTATGCTGGATAAGGCGTCGCAGACAAACTATTCCGGATTAGGCTATTTCGAGGATACGGGCGATATCGGCAATGAATACGTATACGCCGCACCGCAAGGACATTCTGCGCTGACGACAGAAGACAGCCCGATGTCTTCCTGCGAACTGGTGGAGAACTGGGCCGGAGCAGCCACGTTCGAGATCGTTCACCGGTGGGCTATTCCGGCAGAAGCGGATTCGATGCTGCAGGAAGAAACCGATGCGATGGTTCCCTTCATGGAGCGGCAAGCACAGCGCGGCAAGCGTGAGGTTCCGCTCATCCTCAGGATGAAGGTGACGCTGGAGCGGGGAGCGAGAAGCTTAAAGCTATCGGTCCATTACGACAACCAGGCGAAGGATCACCGGCTGCGTATCTGCTTCCCGGCCGGCATTCAGGAGGACAGCCATTACGCGGAATCGGTCTTCGAGATTGCGGAGCGCAGTAATGCTCCTTACTCCGAATGGGTCAATCCGAGCTACTGCCATCATCAGCAATCGTTCTGCGGCATGGATTCCGGGGAGGCCGGTCTGATGGCGGCAGGCCTCGGGCTGCACGAGTATGAAGTGCTGCAGGACGGCCGTAACACACTTGCCGTCACGCTGCTCCGGGCTGTGGGGGAATTAGGGGACTGGGGCGTGTTCCGCACGCCGGAGGCGCAGTGCCTGGGAGAGCATACGGCCCAGCTCAGCCTCATTCCGTATTCGGGTAAGCCGTTCCGGACTGAAGCGGCGGTGGAAGCCTATCGCCGGTCGGTCCCCTTTACGGTAAGTCCAACCGGGTTGAAATCCGGAGAACTTCCCCCTACCCATTCTTGGCTGCAATGGGAGGGAGACGGACTGTTACTGACATCGGTCAAGGTTTCGGAAGAAACCGGCGATCTCGTCGTCCGCTGGTTCAATGCCACAAAGCAGCCTGCGTTCTTAACGCTGGATGCACCTTCCGGGGCCGGGGGCGTATGGAACAAAAGCAACATTATGGAGGAACGGCTGCATCGGCTGACCCCAGGGCAGGATGGACGGGTTCAGTTACCGGTCCGGTCTGCCGAGATTGTGACGGTGGTTTATGTGAGGACCGGACAGGGAGAACTCCCTTTAGAGTAA
- a CDS encoding response regulator, which translates to MKLLLIEDEPILRQGIIRTIERMGLPIDEIGEASNGLEGLQCLAELQPDIVVTDIRMPEMNGLDFIREAKELDGKLQFILVSGYEEFEFAKRGIQYGVADYLLKPIEPEELRACLMRIMAKIEQDRRHSSLGDELQLLQQRSEEISRQRLLTKLIQQGGGSSAIEQDGKLASMNTFCREFVVVLFEVVMPGLPYSSFLKGDEALLRFAISNVISQVLESKGREGTLFRHSLYDNELVYVLGDGESIERTAIKRELEEALTWINGYLKLEATIGVGMPVQSISQIHQSYQQAKQALRDRIIHGRNQVYGLTPAAGGKGNGSSVLAEEDERFVFRLLNDGNAAALTKWLGPRLEALVQYEESSFNQLESFCIDYHLLYRKYLLLKTSIPEWIIGEVGDMLSWLHEVEDWKEIEGRLAAMTNNIIEHLNRMRHSSNPDLMDEIKLYIDNNLHEPVSLQMIAERFYIHPNYFSRRFKERFKSSFITYMTDERIHKAEQLLKRTELQIQEIAVLVGFPDAAYFSSVFRKSTGTTPVQYRLNVQASPEEGR; encoded by the coding sequence ATGAAGCTGCTTCTAATTGAAGATGAGCCCATCTTACGGCAAGGGATAATCCGGACGATCGAACGGATGGGGCTGCCGATTGATGAGATCGGTGAAGCCTCGAACGGACTTGAAGGCCTGCAGTGTCTTGCGGAGCTACAGCCGGACATCGTAGTTACGGATATCCGGATGCCGGAGATGAACGGGCTGGATTTCATCCGCGAGGCCAAAGAGCTGGACGGGAAGCTGCAATTCATTCTCGTCAGCGGATATGAAGAATTCGAGTTCGCCAAGAGAGGTATTCAATACGGAGTTGCCGACTATCTGCTGAAGCCGATAGAACCCGAAGAACTCCGGGCCTGCCTGATGCGGATCATGGCGAAGATTGAGCAGGACCGCCGGCATTCCTCTCTCGGCGATGAGCTCCAGCTGCTGCAGCAACGAAGCGAGGAGATCTCGCGCCAACGGCTGTTGACCAAGCTGATCCAGCAAGGAGGCGGGAGCTCCGCCATCGAGCAGGACGGAAAGCTTGCTTCAATGAATACTTTTTGCCGTGAGTTTGTAGTAGTCCTGTTCGAAGTCGTGATGCCCGGCTTGCCCTACAGCTCCTTCCTTAAGGGAGACGAAGCCCTGCTCCGGTTCGCAATCTCCAACGTCATCTCCCAGGTGCTTGAATCCAAAGGGCGGGAAGGAACGCTGTTCCGCCATTCGCTCTATGACAATGAGCTTGTCTACGTGCTCGGAGACGGCGAATCTATTGAACGGACTGCCATCAAGCGGGAGCTCGAAGAGGCCCTGACATGGATTAACGGCTATCTCAAGCTTGAGGCGACCATTGGGGTTGGCATGCCGGTGCAGAGCATCAGTCAAATCCATCAGTCCTATCAGCAAGCGAAGCAGGCCCTGCGGGACCGGATCATTCACGGGCGGAATCAAGTATATGGTCTGACCCCGGCGGCCGGCGGCAAAGGGAACGGGAGCTCGGTTCTTGCGGAAGAAGATGAACGGTTCGTATTCCGTCTCCTGAATGATGGCAATGCGGCAGCTTTGACCAAGTGGCTCGGCCCCCGCCTGGAGGCGCTCGTTCAATACGAAGAATCCAGCTTCAATCAATTAGAGAGCTTCTGCATCGATTACCATCTTCTCTACCGTAAATATCTGCTTCTAAAAACGAGTATCCCGGAATGGATCATTGGTGAGGTCGGAGATATGCTGAGCTGGCTCCACGAAGTGGAGGATTGGAAGGAGATTGAGGGCAGGCTTGCGGCAATGACGAATAATATCATCGAGCACTTGAACAGGATGAGGCATTCGTCCAATCCCGATCTGATGGATGAGATCAAGTTATATATAGACAACAACCTGCATGAACCTGTCAGTCTGCAGATGATCGCGGAGCGGTTCTATATCCATCCGAATTATTTCTCCAGACGGTTCAAAGAGAGGTTTAAGAGTAGCTTTATTACCTACATGACGGACGAACGGATTCACAAGGCTGAACAGCTCTTGAAGAGGACGGAACTGCAAATTCAGGAAATAGCCGTCCTGGTAGGCTTCCCCGATGCTGCTTACTTCAGCAGCGTGTTCCGGAAGTCGACAGGGACGACTCCGGTCCAGTATCGCTTGAATGTGCAGGCTTCCCCGGAGGAAGGCCGGTGA
- a CDS encoding sensor histidine kinase, producing the protein MNYGKNYDLGAMAILSLIQSVTKGIMAVFAYISRSLFRKMLLALFAVITVTVSVLGLYTYDHTSSDIKQREIKNMELFSSQSASNLETQMANIKSTAWNYFSDPRFQSFVQTLGSDPLAYSEFSGNFSQFVTDHSAVEFIVVTQLEGNRLIKGNLNNTDVIDFEDLKEIAVANNGRGVWVPSIAFDRRTGEKVSTLTFVQAVKNISTLTKFPIIGVLMVQLSYEYLKEWLAGLGETEGVDFLLMDSKTKTVKISADSSLLGKPVERHKDSEVLYVSQALAKTSWVLVGIVDVHTLLKEVNGLARDTILIGIACLLGAMLIAILLSSRILTPLKELKKGILAVEKGDYNIILPIRTKDETGYIIHRFNHMAEEIKALILKVYETDRVRKEAEIKALQSQINPHFLYNTLGIIDSLATLHDDDRISLISRSLAKMFRYNISADRMSTIQLELRQIELYLYIQQQRYGNRFKYTVEVEETLYDIPIPKLLMQPLVENCFVHVFDRMSAQSELRIRGWSRSDQQIYLSIWNNGPPVAAARLAELNMLLSQDIQQRRDETPPSSIGLMNVQNRIKLLYGTEYGLTITSEWEKGTEVVILLRKLGEEEQSDEAASN; encoded by the coding sequence ATGAATTATGGAAAAAATTATGATCTGGGGGCGATGGCCATACTCTCGTTAATCCAATCCGTCACAAAGGGGATTATGGCTGTATTCGCCTATATTTCACGCTCTCTTTTCCGCAAAATGCTGCTTGCCTTATTCGCCGTCATCACGGTTACGGTATCTGTGCTGGGCTTGTATACTTACGACCATACTTCCTCCGATATAAAGCAGCGCGAGATCAAGAACATGGAGTTGTTCAGCTCGCAGTCGGCCTCCAACCTGGAGACGCAGATGGCGAACATCAAAAGTACAGCCTGGAACTACTTTTCGGACCCGAGATTCCAAAGCTTCGTACAGACGTTAGGCTCCGACCCGCTGGCTTATAGTGAGTTCTCCGGCAACTTCAGCCAGTTCGTGACCGATCATTCGGCGGTGGAATTTATCGTGGTCACACAGCTGGAGGGCAACCGCCTGATCAAAGGCAATCTCAACAACACCGATGTGATCGACTTCGAGGATTTGAAGGAGATCGCGGTGGCGAATAACGGCAGAGGCGTCTGGGTCCCTTCAATAGCGTTCGACCGGCGTACAGGGGAGAAAGTAAGCACGCTGACGTTCGTACAGGCGGTAAAAAATATCAGCACTCTTACCAAGTTCCCCATCATCGGTGTCCTGATGGTCCAGCTGTCCTACGAGTATCTGAAGGAATGGCTCGCGGGACTTGGAGAGACCGAAGGCGTGGATTTCCTTCTGATGGATTCCAAGACCAAGACGGTTAAGATATCGGCTGATTCCTCCTTGCTGGGCAAGCCTGTGGAACGCCATAAGGACTCAGAAGTGCTGTATGTCTCCCAGGCCCTGGCCAAAACGTCATGGGTTCTCGTCGGGATCGTTGATGTCCACACACTGCTCAAAGAGGTAAACGGATTGGCGCGGGATACAATCTTAATCGGGATTGCCTGCCTGCTGGGGGCCATGCTGATCGCAATTCTTCTGTCCTCACGGATCCTGACCCCCCTTAAGGAGCTCAAGAAGGGGATTCTGGCCGTCGAGAAGGGCGATTACAATATTATTCTGCCTATCCGCACCAAAGATGAAACCGGTTACATCATTCACCGGTTTAATCATATGGCGGAGGAGATCAAAGCGCTTATCCTCAAAGTGTACGAAACGGACCGGGTAAGGAAAGAGGCAGAAATCAAGGCACTTCAATCGCAGATCAATCCTCATTTTCTATACAACACTCTAGGTATTATCGATAGTCTTGCTACCTTGCACGATGACGACCGGATCAGCCTGATTAGCCGTTCACTGGCGAAGATGTTCCGTTACAACATTAGCGCCGACCGGATGTCGACGATACAGCTTGAGCTTCGTCAGATCGAATTGTACCTCTACATCCAGCAGCAGCGATACGGGAACCGGTTCAAATACACAGTCGAGGTGGAGGAAACTTTATATGATATCCCCATTCCGAAGCTGTTAATGCAGCCCCTGGTTGAGAATTGCTTCGTACATGTCTTCGATAGAATGTCCGCACAGAGCGAATTGCGGATCCGGGGCTGGAGCAGGTCCGATCAACAGATCTATCTCTCGATCTGGAATAATGGCCCGCCGGTCGCTGCAGCAAGACTAGCGGAGCTGAACATGCTGCTAAGTCAAGATATCCAGCAGCGGCGTGACGAGACGCCTCCATCCTCCATCGGGCTGATGAATGTGCAGAACCGGATCAAGCTGCTGTATGGCACAGAGTATGGTCTTACGATCACCAGCGAATGGGAGAAGGGAACAGAAGTCGTTATTCTTCTAAGAAAGCTTGGAGAGGAGGAGCAATCCGATGAAGCTGCTTCTAATTGA